The Terriglobus roseus sequence CCAGCGCGCGCATTGCCGGTCAGCTCCAGCGCCTTTCGATGGCCAGCGCGAGGCAGCTGGCGCGAGGCGATCTATCGAGCCTGCAGGACATCCTTGAGCTCGCGGAGATCGCACCGACCATTCAGGCAACGCGGTTGACCGACCTGGCAGGCAAGACGCTTGCGGTTAGCAACGCCGGTCGCGATCGCGGACTGGACGCGCAGGAGCTCAAGGTGCTGCCAACTGCCACGACGCAGCAGATCTTCAAGATCAGGAATGGCCAGCCGGAGGCTGTTACACCAGTCCTTTGGAATGGCAAGGCGATCGCCCTGTTGTGGCTGGAACCGAATCCCTCCATTTCGTTCAGTACGGCAAATACCGTTGCGCGCATCGCTCTGACCTATGGAGCGTTTGCCCTGCTGGCGAACCTCCTGCCCATCTTCCTGTTTACGCAGGCGATGACGCGGCCGCTGCGCCGGCTGAGCAGCGCCACGCAGAGTGTCGTTCGTAACGCTGGGAGAGAGGATGTCTTTCCCTTGCCGGTCACTACTGCGAACGAAGCCGGCGTGCTGACAGTGAACTTCAACACGATGGTGCGTGAGTTGGAAGAGCAGCGCAGCGGTCTGCTGGAGACACTGGCGCTGCTTGATTCCATGCTTGGAAATGCACCCATCGGATTCGCGTTTTTCGACAGGGATTTTCGTTTCGTCCGATTGAATGGATTCTTTACAGAGATGTCCGGTCAGACACATGCGGCGCACATCGGTGCTCGGGTCGTCGACATTCACGCGGGTGACTTCGGACGCCATCTGCAACGCTGCGTGGCTGCGGTCTTTCAGAACGGGAAAGCCATGCGTGATGTCGAGCTCGCCGCGGAGCCGACGGGCGACGGCATGCCCCGCCGTACATGGCTGATGAACTTCTATCCCGTTCGCACGCAGGCCGATGCGGTGCGCTGGGTAGGTGTCATCGTTTCGGAGATCACGGACCGGCTGGCCGCGGAAGAGAAGCTGCGCAAGACCGAGAAGCTGGCAGCGGCGGGGCGCTTGGCCGCCAGCGTTGCGCACGAAATCAATAACCCGCTCGAGGCCGTTACGAACCTGCTCTACATCCTTCGCCATCACCAGCCGATGGACGAACAGGCGGTGCTCTACATCGAGATGGCGCAGGGTGAGCTGGCGCGTGTGGCCGAGATCACGCAACAGACCCTCCGCTTCTACCGGCAGTCCGTCTCACGCAGCCGGACGGACATCGCCGAGGTGATGACCTCCATCGTGACGCTCTATCAGCCACGTATGACAGCAGCCCGCGTCACCGTTGTGAAGGACTTCCGCGAAGGCACGGAGTTGCTCTGCTTCGGCGGTGAGATCCGGCAACTGCTGGCTAACCTGATCGTCAATGCCGTCGATGCCATGCAGGCGGGCGGCATCCTGTCGCTGCGCGCTCGTCATGGCAGCGGACGGCTGCAGGACGGCGCGTGGGGGGAGGGCGTGCATGTAAGTGTGGCCGACACCGGCATGGGGATGTCGCCGCAGACCATGGCGAAGATCTTCGAGGCCTTCTTCACGACCAAGCAGGCTACGGGAACGGGTCTTGGACTTTGGGTCAGTGAAGAGATCATCCGCAAGCACGGTGGCAGCATCCGCGTGCGCAGCCGCCAGGGCGAGCACAGCGGCACCTGCTTCTGGATGTTCTTTCCGTACGCTGCGGCTGTCGATGGGAAAGCCGTGGAGACTGCCCCGGCTAGCAGCCTTTCGAACTGACCGCGACGCTATCCCCTTGATGTCTGTGCGCCCCGCCGTCCTGTTGCAACAGGGCCTGTCAGTCTCGATCGAACCTCCGCGAGGTGCGAAGGGATTATGGAGACGCGCCCGCGCAGGAAAAAGGCAGGGCCTGAGCCCTGCCTATCAACACCGTTCCTTATGGCCCGGCTTACAGCTCCAGGGCAGTGTTCTCGATAGCACGCCGCACGTTACCATCTGACTTCTGCAGGCGGCGAACCGCCTCCATCTTGTCGACATTTGCCTTGAGCATGACAACGGCGATGGGGATCGATTTGCCGGCGGATTTGATGGTTCGAATCGCCTGTTCGCGGTCGACGCCGGTAACACGCTGCAGCACGTTGATGCCGCGCTCTACCAGCTTTTCGTTCTTCATGTGCACGTTCACCATCAGGTTGTCGTACACATAGCCGAGCC is a genomic window containing:
- a CDS encoding sensor histidine kinase, with protein sequence MRRLWPRTFFAQLVLGTILVQTLMLGVFLTWVVISQRNLAQERTSARIAGQLQRLSMASARQLARGDLSSLQDILELAEIAPTIQATRLTDLAGKTLAVSNAGRDRGLDAQELKVLPTATTQQIFKIRNGQPEAVTPVLWNGKAIALLWLEPNPSISFSTANTVARIALTYGAFALLANLLPIFLFTQAMTRPLRRLSSATQSVVRNAGREDVFPLPVTTANEAGVLTVNFNTMVRELEEQRSGLLETLALLDSMLGNAPIGFAFFDRDFRFVRLNGFFTEMSGQTHAAHIGARVVDIHAGDFGRHLQRCVAAVFQNGKAMRDVELAAEPTGDGMPRRTWLMNFYPVRTQADAVRWVGVIVSEITDRLAAEEKLRKTEKLAAAGRLAASVAHEINNPLEAVTNLLYILRHHQPMDEQAVLYIEMAQGELARVAEITQQTLRFYRQSVSRSRTDIAEVMTSIVTLYQPRMTAARVTVVKDFREGTELLCFGGEIRQLLANLIVNAVDAMQAGGILSLRARHGSGRLQDGAWGEGVHVSVADTGMGMSPQTMAKIFEAFFTTKQATGTGLGLWVSEEIIRKHGGSIRVRSRQGEHSGTCFWMFFPYAAAVDGKAVETAPASSLSN